The DNA region CTCTTTTCCTTTTGATATAATTTCGCTTATTAATTCGGCAATATCATGATCGGTAAATTTATTTCTATTTTTATACTCAAGAGTTCGATCATCAACCGCCTTAAGTGTTATCTGTATAAGAAATTCATATTTATTTTGAAGGTCAATTTTAGCGGCATTTTGATACATCACCCCGGCGGCGGTAATCAGGGCGGCCAGGATTCCGAGAATAATTAATAGGGTGCGGGTCATTTTTTCTCCTTGTCTTTCTGAATATGTTTTTCCAGCCTATCAAAATGTTCCAAGGCCTCAGCGGCGTTTTTACGTACCGATTCGCTTTTATCAGTAAGCATCTCTTTTATCTTAGGTATGGATTCTTTATCGTTGAACATTACCAGCGCCTGAGTCGCATCAATTCGCATTCTTTCTGAGCTGTCATCAAGAAATTTGCGTATTGTAGGAATAGATTCTTTATCACGTAAGATAGTAAGCGAAGCAAGCGCACTCCTGCGTACCATATCAGAGTCGTCATTAAGCAATTTACGTATTTCAGGTATAGACTCTTCATCCCGTCCTTCGTAAGAAGAAAGGAAATCTATGGCCTCCCTTCGCACCGAGGCGTCTTTATCGTGCAGGAGCGGGCGCTGCTTGAGGATTTCATCCATTACTTTTAAGCCGGGAATCGTTACCTCGCCTTTTTCGTTCCGTAAGCATCTGGCTCTAAATTTGTAGTCCTTGCCTACAGCCTGTTCCCTGGGTTCATGGAAGAATTGAACCGGGCTGTGTACGTAGTATATAATTTCTTTTCCGGGTTGGATGGTTTGGGTGTTGGTGGTGAGTTCCTTGATTTTTATTCGTATAAACCAATCTTGTAGACTTCTTCGTGGACTATTCCAGGTGTCGATTTCTGTTACGGTTCCGGTGAAGTCAATTACTTCTGTTTTACTCTCCTTATCCTTTTCTGTCTCCTCCTTCCCGCTTGGGGCGGGACTCCGTTGCGACTCCGCCGGCAGGCCGAGGGGTTTAAATGCTTTTTTATAGATGGTATTACTTTCTTCTTCTGTGACTCCTGATTTAAGCAGATTATCCATTAAGTGGTGTTCATCTGCATAAAAACTGCCCCCACTATGTTCTCTGGTCTTATCCGTTAGCAAATCATAGAGCAATTTTTTCATCTGCGGGATAGATTTCTTCTCATGAATAGGATTGTGTTTGTACATAATCCCGGCGGCGGTAACGAGAGCGCAGGCGATTCCAATGAGAACTAAAAGAGTTCTGTTCATATTTTACTTATCCGAATATTTCCATTTTGTGATTTTCCGAGTCTCGGTACTGACATCAACTATTATGCATCCTCCGGTGTTTCTTTTAAACCGAAAATAATAGTAATTCTCGTTGTAAGCTTTATTGTGGATTACAGTATCTGCTTCTTTCAAAACGCCTTCGACACTGGATTTTTTACGGCCTGGTTTAAATATCTTTCCGGCTAAATCGTAGGCTTCCTTGACGTCTCCATCCTTAATACTTTTAAGAAATGATTGCTCTTTGGTGAATGGTAAAACCGGGAGTCCAATTTCTGTATTAGGGTCTTTTAGTTTTTCGACAAGTTCTTTTGTATTATGGATTTCGTCTGGGTTATGCTGAGGCTTTGGTTCGGAAGCGCATCCGGCGGCGGTAAGCAGGGCGGCCAGGATGCCGATTACGATCAATAGGGTCTTGGTCATATAGCTTAGAGCACATTCGCTACGCTCAGTGTAAACTCCGGGCGTATAGCGTAGAGTGGAAAAACTGTATGCTCTATGCTACTTGCTCTTTGCTTGCTTAATCTCCTTCGCCGGCTTCAGGATCCGGCGGTTAAATCTCCAATTAATGTCCCTGAAGAGCAAGGCCCATCATTACCGCAAATATCATGGCCAGGTACATGGCCATGGCACAACACATACCTAAAGCCAACGGGACCAGGTAAGCCAGGATGGCCTTGACGGTGGGAATCCGGTGGCTTTCCCTGAATCCGATGATGGTCAGGATTATGGCTCCGAGCATCGCGGCCCAGCCGCCGAAAAACGGTATCAGGTTGCCGATCGAGGCACTGCCGGTGGCATAGGCAATAGACCTGAAGGTGGCCTCGAACCC from Planctomycetota bacterium includes:
- a CDS encoding HEAT repeat domain-containing protein; this translates as MNRTLLVLIGIACALVTAAGIMYKHNPIHEKKSIPQMKKLLYDLLTDKTREHSGGSFYADEHHLMDNLLKSGVTEEESNTIYKKAFKPLGLPAESQRSPAPSGKEETEKDKESKTEVIDFTGTVTEIDTWNSPRRSLQDWFIRIKIKELTTNTQTIQPGKEIIYYVHSPVQFFHEPREQAVGKDYKFRARCLRNEKGEVTIPGLKVMDEILKQRPLLHDKDASVRREAIDFLSSYEGRDEESIPEIRKLLNDDSDMVRRSALASLTILRDKESIPTIRKFLDDSSERMRIDATQALVMFNDKESIPKIKEMLTDKSESVRKNAAEALEHFDRLEKHIQKDKEKK